GGCAAAATCTCCCCAGCGCATTCTCCGACCGAACCGACGAGCTCCCGACTCCAAGCATTCCGGCGACGCCATGGTTCCTCCTAGGAGGGTACCTCCTGTTGCTTTAACTTGCAAGATGTCCTGGTTTCTTTGGCTATCGAGAGTGCGGCGCAGGAGGGCGAAGAATCAGAACACGAGGGCGAGGAAGCGGAAcacgagggcggcggcggccgtgacGTTGGAGGAGATCCGGGCGCTCCCTCCATCTGCGACGCGACCCTCCTATCCCCGCGTCCTGCTACAAGGGGCCAGAAGCATCAAAGAGGCCCAACCGTGGAACTGTGTCATGTGCGGCTATGTGAACGAGCTCACGCCTCATTTGCTGTACAATCTTCCGGCGTTCCAATGCACGGGATGTGGCGCCGACCCCCGTGAGGTATTCTGACTTTTACTCTTGTTGGGTcaaacttttttctttctttctttctactCACTAGTAATGTGCCCGTGCGCTGCTACGGAGCCACATAAAAAGTAGTCGAGTATTACTTCCGCTTACGTGTTGCAAATAGTCATAACACCCGCTTTGCTGTAAGATATATACGCCTTTCGGATCATTGACATGATCTCAAATATGAAAGAGAAATTACCATATCCGAATGCTCCTGATGAACAATCAAATGGACAACTGCAAccgtggtggtggcggaggaTAGCATGGCACATTTTTAGCATGCCTAGTTTCAATCATAGACAAATTATATTGTGCACCACAAGCATAAGGACAAAGTTGGTAGCTGAAGTATGGAATAAATTACTTAACtcactttcttttctttgccaAAAGTTAACCCTCAGATAAACACAACACATGAAGCAGTACTTAAAACGATATGGACAAGAATGTACTACCAGAAGGCTTGTATTGCATGCTAGTGCGTGTGAATTTGAAGATCAATCTACTGTACCTTATCTAATGAAATgagggaaagaaaaatcaatcAACTTAATAGAATCAGTTTCAGCTCCTGTTATTGAAAGGAAATTCTTGTCAAATTAATGCTACTCAGTTCATATGCATAGACGGAGATAAATAGATCCAGTGACAACCATGCATGCTACACCAGCTCACCAAAGTTATCATATACTGTGATCCAACAAAACTGGCTCAATTGAAGATATAGAAACCAATCCAAGCAATTATTGTAAATAGAAGTTAAGCAAGAAGAGATGACTGGCCTTTTCTAAGAGGAGACCGTGGCTGATAGAATCATTCATAGAAAATGGTATGTCCCGATATGAAGAGATAGTATTTGTAGCCTAAATTGTAAACCATCACTTAAACATATTGTTTCCTTGAACACAATAACAGGGCAAAGAGGGCAACAGGAGAACAAATAATATAAAATGTACTAAGGCGGAAAAGGAGCTAGAACAGCATACCCTGAAAGGTTCATGTTCTTGTGGTAATTTCTTTGACGTTCTAAAACCCAAGAAAGAATTACAAAGTCCTGCAAAAAAATTAGAGAAATCGAAGGACCTAGACCACCTAGATGTATTTAAACTTGAAACCAGAAAAGAATCAGAATGTCCTTACCTATGAATTACTTGATCTCTCACTACAAAATTCCTACAATCGCTCTTTTAAGAACATAACTAAACCTACCAGAGAAGGTTCAGAGTACCAAATCAGAATTACATCCAGTAGGAATCATATTTTCTAATTTACATTTAAGCAAAACCAGCTATTACCTATTAGGAACAAATTGGTTATGAGTGGTACTGATCCATGGAGTTTCCAAatattaaagaagaagaaatatatGGATGAATTCAAACAGTCAGTGGCTCGGCGCTGATTCTGAAGCAGCTCCAGCATGAATTCCCCTCAGTCCTCTATAGACATTGCCATGGTTGATCATAAGTTAATCAGTAATTGTTTCATTGAAGTGGAATAAAGCAAAAACTTGCATAAATAAAAATCGATCTTCTTGTTTAGTTAATCAGTAATTGCAAGGCTTGCCATTCGCGTCTGGCCACACGACCCTGTCCGTCAACTTTGCCTGGGGGCCCCAGAATCCGCGACCCATTTATGCAAGGACTGCCCGTTCACTACGAGCGTGTGGCGGATGGTGTCCCATTGGACGGGCGTGGCTGCAACCCTGGCGCCATCCTTTGCCTCCATTGACGAGTGGTGGGACGCCTCCCTTCCCCACACTGATAGAAGTGCTAAGAGAAGAATGAGTGGCCACCTCATCTATGTTTGGTGGAACGCCTGGAAGGAGCGCAACCGTCGTATTTTCAACCTGGTGCGCCTCACTTATGTCCAAGTTGCTCACCTTGCTTTGGAGGATATCAATCAGCGCCGCCTTGCCTTCGGCCTCCCCGCCGTTGGCTTCGCTCTAGAGCCTGAGTAGGTGTGCCTAGTGTGCGGTGCCGGGGTTTTGTGCGTTCCCCGGGTATGGGAAAAACGTCACCTCTCTGTAAATATCTATTGCtatcttcttaatgaaaaggCAGCGCTCCTGCccgttcctcaaaaaaaaaaaaaatcagtaacTGCATCCTTACCAAATATTGTTTCTTTGTAATCTCATCATATGAACTAAACCAGATTACTTCATATCGAAAGTAGTATATCTGATCTATATACATGTCTTCAAAAACCAAATACAAATGAGATGAATCAGTCACACGCAGACACTTTTTTTACATTCACCATGGCTGTTCCATGAAATTCGTAAGTATTGCCAACTGAAGAAGATGGGGAGATCAGAAACTTCTATTTATTTTACCAAAGGGAGATCAGAATCTTTATCAATCGATTATGTACAGAGAAAAGGTCTAAATATCTCCTCTTCAATTATTTATATTTAATTGATCAGGGAGGGAAAGGCGGTTGCATAGGAGCCCACCAGTGCGGtgtaggtactccctccgttactaaatacttgtcgttgttttagtgcaaatttgaactaaaacagcgacaagtatttaggaacggagggagtagaacggATCCAGGTATGAGAATGTCGCTGGAACAGGTTGAGAGCGAggcgagccgccgccgtcctcacACAGCACCACCCGCACTTCTCCGCCTCCATCGCCGCCAAGCTCGTCGCCTCACCATGAACCAAAGAGCAGGGGCAGTGTTGCCATGGCGCTGGGGCCCAGGAAGGGAGGGGGAAGAGAAGGGCCATGGGGTGTTGAtgaagagcgaggcggcctGATCCGACAGCGGCCCTCGTGTGGCTGGCTACAGCGAATCGGCTgtgcgcggcggcgtcctggAGTGGGGCTTCACGAGCGAGAGGGTGAAGGAGTAATGCATCGGCATGATGTGCCTCTCCGGATCCATCCTAGCAGCATTGGAGACAGTGGAACTGTGGAAGGTGCAGGAAGACCGGTCCCACGTGTAAGATAAGAGAGGAAAGGTGTGTGACGCACGACCACCACCAAATGGCTTTTTTAGAAGAGTAAAGATTCTTTGTGATGATAATTTCATGTTGAACCTGCATTTTTTATTCTTATTGATTTTGTCCACTGTCTATTTAAGGGCTTAACACCTTAGGTCTATCTTTTATTCTACCAGGGTGACACAGATTTCGGGTTTTCTTTTGCTGACCTTGATTTTAACAATGTTTGCCCTATTGGTCATGTCAAGCAACAGAAACCAGGTACGTACCTCTACCTTATTTGGTTTCTATTCTGCTTCCCTTTGAAACTACTCATTCTTCTTCATCGTCAGGAGAATGCATTGCAAATGCACTTGTATCCTCCGTGGAAATAAACAATCGTATTATGATGACAATCCTGGAACAGCCTCCAATTAAAAAAGGGCCTATTCTTGACATTGAAGATCTCAATTTCAAGTACAAGAAAAAATGGCGTGAAGAAGGCAAGCCGGAAATGAAAGATTATAATGGTCACTCGTTTCTGACCATGATTCGTGTGTTCCAAACTGATGGTGTGAAGGAAATGGTATGTTTTTTAGAAAGTAACATGCTTTTATCTAAGTCATACTCCATATAAATTTGATATACTAATTTGGTATACACATTATTATATTTTGCAGGTTGTGACACATGAAGATACCACCAAGTTGCATAAAATTTCTGATTGGGATTGGATTAATGGAGATGACTTTGTTGCTATCAGCTCAGCTCTAGCAGATGGATATCCATTGGTTTTTGGTTTCCTTGTTGGCGAAAAAGTTGCTTACTTAGAGCCTGGTGAAATTTACATGCCACCGCCGGAGGACAGTGTTAGTGATGATGGCGAGAGGAAACCGGAAAGGCATTTTGCCGTTTTGGTCGGAGCtcatcaagaaaagaaagtgaAGTTCTTCTACTTCCTCAATTGTTGGGATGAGGAGTTTTGCAAGAGAAGTAATAATGAAGGGGATGGAATCCGTGGTGGCGTTGGTGCTATAAGTGCTGATGGTTTATGTTTTGGGCCGGTTCAGATTTTCCGATTTAACGAGAGGTAACATAATCTTTTTATTCCCCTTTCAGAAGGCCTCTGTTTATTCCTCTGTTTATTCACAAGTATTATGTCCTTGGTAACTTATTTCTGTGAAAATCTGCAGGAAGACGCAGGAGGTCCAACAACAGTAAACGAGGTGGATTTCTTTATTTGAACTGTAACGTAGGTTCTTTTATTTGCACAAAGTGTTGtatgttttctcttttggtgCAATACATTTGCAATGGGTTTGTAGTGGGAACTGAGAACTTGACATAAGTGTCGTCTTTCTTGGTTGACGCTACCTTCAGACCTCTTTGAGTCCTGATTTAAGTGCAGAAATGAGCCTGCTTCTGAATGATTTTCGCATATGTTGGGATGGAGTGAGACACTGAGTTCAGAGTAGCTAAGATTGCTGAAGCTTTAGCTGGATATGATTATGTTGATCTGTTTTTGCGATGATTCTGATGGTTGTCGTGCTGTTTTCTAGTCCATTTTATTCAGTTTTGCACCTAACAATATCGATATGTGCGCAGGGCTGGGAGGCTAACAATGAGAATAGGAGATTTGTGGCCTGAAGCGGTTGCTGGAACTTGCAGGCAGGCAATGGATGGTTTCACATGATCACTTTTGTAATAGGATTGAACTAGGATGATGATCGTCAGAACTCTCTGGTGGAGGCGGTTTTGTCTGTAGAAAAGAAGTTACTGCTCTCATCTGCAAATGGAGTGTGGTGTATGTCGGGAAGCTTGGAATTAGGTCCAGGAATGTACTCTCTTCTGAATGATTTTGACAAACCGGGGGGCATGGACTGAGTTCAGTACCTAAAGATCACTGAAGATTTTATTGAATATGATTGTGGTgagatatgtttttttttattgtagtCATGCCGCTTCCAGGTCCATCTTATTCAGGCAAATCTAATATGAATgcgtgcattttttttattctggaTGTAAGGCCTGTAACCATTTCTTTTGCTATTGCTGGTGTTGTTTCCAATCTGAAAAGAACAGGCTGTTCTGGTCATCTCTGGCAGACATGGATGCTGCACTTAGGTTCTGCTGAAAAAAGCAGCAGCAATTGACCAGTTGCAAACTTGCAACAGATTTTCGTAAAGTGGAATTTTGAAATTgaatcttgtttttttttctttgcctgGTTTTCAGTTTCAAAGTTTTAGCTGacgtttttttagaaaagaataagTTGGCAACAATCGGTGACtcttaccaaaaaaaaaatcggtgACGAATTGGAAATGGTCTCACCGGTTTGCATCGATTTTGCAGTTTTGTGAAATTGATCGCACTGTCACCCTTGCCGTTTTGCGTCGCTTTGTCTGTCTCGTGAAAATGATCGCCATCCCTCCCTTGCAGTAGCAGCGGTTTGAGCACTCCAGAATGGGGAGAGATCGGCAGTGACGACGCAGGAGCAGCAACAAGCTGCATCTGGATTCTAGAAACACCATCAGGCTTTGTTCTGTTGGCTTTGGATTGCCCGTTGTTGAGgggattctaaattcttgactcaaattgtccaaatatggatgtatctattcttaaaaaacgtctagatacatctaatatttcgacaacaatttaggacgGGGGAGTAGCATTTTTTATATAGCTGTTTGAAGTATAGACATTCTAAAATTGATTAAGTGAGCAAGACTCTGGGTACTGATTTGGTTGTCTCGAACTTACTCCTGTATGTAACTGAAGCTCCATTGCACAGTGAACCCACTAATTAGATTTATTCTCTTATGTCTGCTGCATGCATTTCATGGTTCTTCTGCGTAGCCAAGAAgattccataatttttgtctcaaatttgcttaaaaatgaatgtatctattcttaaaaaatgtctaaatacatctaatattttgacaagaattatgaaacggaggaagtagcatTTTAAAGAAACATTGAGATTGTGCAAGGATTCAGAGGTATATCCTATTGCACGCTTCTGACTGGACCTAGCCTAGCTATCAGTTCTATTGTTCATAATAAACAGCTGTTGTTCTTGTGCTGTTGGTGCAGGAGGGAAATTGTCGGGGGATGACCCGGgaagggtcatgacgacacaactCAAGCCGAGATGACAGAGGCAAAGCTGGCATGGTTATGTATGCCGGTATCgtaaagtcaaactaacactaagccggcatcccgggtGTATACTGGCATGACTATCTTGTCCTATGAGCTTACAGGATAAGGACGActgagatctctcaacggtcttatcctgaccgcGCGGCACAGAGTAAAGCATCACCGTCATTATCGCGGAAAAGGCAGTCGCCGCTTACGTaccggtgccaggcgactgcacaaaagaagcaccgaaagagaatctctgacggaagccggcagaggatagcggtacttGTTGCAGAGtgccagggaaaagtaaagttgtcttgtctcCTACGGTGCCAccgggagggaaccaagccgtgtgcccggcggggcccaaggaaggtgacgttaggactcggcccgcatgtcagtgtgacatggacggcctataaatagagcactacccctctGTGGAGAGGGACGGAgcacttaggcatctagggtttccacttcttcttcttcctcaagaatacagctcaaggagcgccattatagagcttgtctatctcggctaatacaacaaagtaaGAGTatgagtcttacctcggcaagaaggctccgaacttgggtaaatctgtgtgctCGTAGaacttgtgcgtgtttcccttcacgtcctccctcctccagttcctccttcgtccatcggccccaagttaagccatcttatggcatctgccgtgacaccaccacgacagttggcgcccaccgtggggccagcagcggcgctggctggagttttcatccggacgggaagcttcctcgttaccggagagcgcgtggtctccggtttggtgcagagattcggctctctgggcttcatcgacaacaacgcgggctgcttcaacggcgcaccgcttccctgcgcaggccgcttcatcaacttcggcatgcacgagGTTTATATAGCTACTGACAGTCCtgcaggtacccagagcaggtggtgatggccgAAGATCCCTCCGCCATTTGCACGGTTCGCGACCGGCATGCCGACTGCCCCACTGAtcgtgtggaggtcatggtgacggctcatggtGTCGATGTGGGAAGGGGCGCTGCAGGAAGTGGCGTGGTCCCAACCAAGTCCGGTAGAATGGCGAagctccccttggagaagccggagaacatcgctgctcaagccggcacgtcggccctgccgccgaagccgactcagctccaggcctccatcgaacggctgaccgcgccggtagcgtcgaacgctaacccggcctagctgcaggcggagttggagttggagagacagaagctgctgaaggaagcaGTCAACGTTGCTCACGCTCGACAACAGCTCAATAtctcgctccgtgagtataacaaagagTTCTATCGTgtttactaaccctagcagAGTTGGAGAAGTGTAtaaccgtggcaagaacttgataCCGAGATAGCcagagatggcaggggtgcGTCAGCAGTATCGacaagttttgcctcggcactgaAGCCGAAATACATACCCCTGTAAAAAATCTCAGggctgccgaggctgcggTTGAGGAGCTGCCGAATCttacgggagaggcacttcggcagcagcagttgcaTGAGAAAGAGCCGCTCCACACAACTAATGAACAGAATGAGGCGTACATGAGAAtgcacggcaagcccggtGCATCTCAGGTAATTCACTCGGCAGTAGatgcaggtggccgagttgacaAGCAAGCCctcacctggtggcaaacgggacaaaagCGTTAACTCTGGTCGGGATAAGCAGCTGTAGCCCTGGCCGAGAAACAAATGGTCAGGAGGGTTGATGACAGCCGAAGTGGTCTGCGTCCCGGCAATAATCGCCGAGACCAGTAAGAGCGTTACTCGTCTGATCATGGACACCGACCTCGAGGTCCgacacccaatactgctgcagggcagcagggtgtcgggcgcaaccccctataacgaggtgaagatcgctgATATGATCGTTACGATGacggatactcggccatgggtgacgagggttatatcaggcgagaaCGTGATAATCTTGGCCCGCTCGGAGCCCGAGTTGGGAACAGGCAAGTATCGCCCCTGGATGCCCGACATTGGCTTGACATAATTTATCTGTCTGAGCTTCTGGAGGAACAAGGCCCTCCGGGTCCGTGTTGTTTTgcgcatcggatcatgagggagaaaCCAGCCtcgggtttccagctgcccaaGGGTACGAGAACGTATGACGGCagtactaagccggaagattggctaGAAGACTATGTCACTGCGGTGAGCGTAGCAAGCGGCAACCGCAGATGGGcagtacgttatgtaccccagatgctggtagggccAGCAAAGATATGGCTGAACAACTTGCCGGAAGGCAGtatcaattgctggatagactttgaagaagcttttgttagcaatttcactagcacttacaaAAGGCCAAATCGTTCTCAACAGTTGTCTacgtgcaagcaaagagacaacgagactgaccggaattacttgacaagatggaacaatctccgcaattcctgtgaagggatagtggaatcgcaagcCATATCGTGGTTTACCCAAGGATGCCGAcatggcagcatgttgtggcagaaactgcaaagagagatgccggccactctatctgagatgatcagaatcgccgacatgtatgcacttggcgatccgactcagccatcgctgatgccggcagaaccacaaagagagcagc
This is a stretch of genomic DNA from Brachypodium distachyon strain Bd21 chromosome 1, Brachypodium_distachyon_v3.0, whole genome shotgun sequence. It encodes these proteins:
- the LOC100838553 gene encoding uncharacterized protein LOC100838553, which translates into the protein MVPPRRVPPVALTCKMSWFLWLSRVRRRRAKNQNTRARKRNTRAAAAVTLEEIRALPPSATRPSYPRVLLQGARSIKEAQPWNCVMCGYVNELTPHLLYNLPAFQCTGCGADPREGDTDFGFSFADLDFNNVCPIGHVKQQKPGECIANALVSSVEINNRIMMTILEQPPIKKGPILDIEDLNFKYKKKWREEGKPEMKDYNGHSFLTMIRVFQTDGVKEMVVTHEDTTKLHKISDWDWINGDDFVAISSALADGYPLVFGFLVGEKVAYLEPGEIYMPPPEDSVSDDGERKPERHFAVLVGAHQEKKVKFFYFLNCWDEEFCKRSNNEGDGIRGGVGAISADGLCFGPVQIFRFNERKTQEVQQQ